From Micromonospora rifamycinica, a single genomic window includes:
- the dapE gene encoding succinyl-diaminopimelate desuccinylase produces MENPLTPEVLADPVALTRALVDIESVSLDEKAIADCVEEVLRRVPHLSTFRHGNTVMARTDLGRGSRVVLAGHLDTVPHNDNFPSTMRGDLMYGCGTSDMKSGVAFALHLAVTLPDPRYDVTYFFYEAEEIESRYNGLTLVAEAHPEWLQADFAVLLEPTYGIVEAGCQGTMRAVVSTHGERAHAARSWHGVNAIHGAGEVLRRLATYQARRVTIDGCDYREGLNAVRIQGGVAGNVVPDRCDIEVNYRYAPDRDPAAAEAHLREVLDGFELTVTDAAAGARPGLDAPVAQEFLAAVGAAPIGKLGWTDVARFAAMGIPALNFGPGDPNLAHHRDEHVELTKIRDGAATLHRWLTPA; encoded by the coding sequence ATGGAGAACCCGCTTACCCCCGAGGTCCTGGCCGACCCGGTGGCGCTCACCCGTGCCCTGGTCGACATCGAGTCCGTGTCCCTCGACGAGAAGGCCATCGCCGACTGCGTCGAGGAGGTCCTGCGCCGGGTGCCGCACCTGAGCACCTTCCGGCACGGCAACACGGTGATGGCGCGTACGGACCTCGGTCGGGGCTCCCGGGTGGTGCTCGCCGGGCACCTGGACACGGTGCCGCACAACGACAACTTCCCGTCGACCATGCGCGGGGACCTGATGTACGGCTGCGGCACCTCCGACATGAAGTCCGGGGTGGCCTTCGCGCTGCACCTGGCGGTGACCCTGCCCGACCCCCGGTACGACGTGACGTACTTCTTCTACGAGGCCGAGGAGATCGAGTCGCGGTACAACGGGCTCACCCTGGTCGCCGAGGCGCACCCGGAATGGCTCCAGGCCGACTTCGCGGTGCTGCTGGAGCCGACGTACGGCATCGTCGAGGCCGGTTGCCAGGGCACCATGCGGGCGGTCGTCAGCACCCACGGGGAACGCGCCCACGCGGCCCGGTCCTGGCACGGGGTCAACGCCATCCACGGTGCGGGCGAGGTGCTGCGTCGGCTCGCGACCTACCAGGCGCGGCGGGTCACCATCGACGGTTGCGACTACCGCGAGGGCCTGAACGCGGTACGGATCCAGGGCGGGGTGGCCGGCAACGTGGTGCCCGACCGCTGCGACATCGAGGTCAACTACCGGTACGCCCCGGACCGTGACCCGGCGGCGGCCGAGGCGCACCTGCGGGAGGTGCTGGACGGTTTCGAGCTGACGGTCACCGACGCGGCGGCCGGTGCGCGTCCCGGGCTCGACGCGCCGGTGGCGCAGGAGTTCCTGGCGGCGGTGGGCGCGGCCCCGATCGGCAAGCTGGGCTGGACCGACGTGGCCCGCTTCGCGGCGATGGGCATCCCGGCGCTGAACTTCGGCCCGGGCGACCCCAACCTGGCCCACCACCGCGACGAGCACGTCGAGCTGACCAAGATCCGCGACGGCGCCGCCACCCTCCACCGCTGGCTCACCCCGGCCTGA
- a CDS encoding LOG family protein: MAAICVFCASSRTLDQRWLDLAAETGAELARRGHTLVSGGGCVGMMGALADGARAAGGRTVGVIPQALIDLEVSDRDADELLVTDSMASRKTLMIDKSDAFLTLPGGLGTLDELFEVWTTATLAMHAKPMVLVDTDGFYRPLLDWLATITDQTFLKPAGLELLTVAPTVATALDTLESRLP, from the coding sequence ATGGCGGCGATCTGTGTCTTCTGCGCGTCCTCCCGTACGCTCGACCAGCGCTGGCTGGACCTGGCGGCCGAGACTGGGGCGGAGCTGGCCCGGCGCGGGCACACGCTGGTCAGCGGTGGTGGCTGCGTCGGGATGATGGGCGCGCTCGCGGACGGGGCGCGGGCGGCCGGCGGGCGCACCGTCGGGGTGATCCCGCAGGCGCTGATCGACCTGGAGGTCTCCGACCGGGACGCCGACGAACTGCTGGTCACCGACAGTATGGCCAGCCGCAAGACCCTCATGATCGACAAGTCGGACGCGTTCCTCACCCTGCCCGGCGGCCTCGGCACCCTGGACGAGCTGTTCGAGGTCTGGACCACCGCCACGCTGGCCATGCACGCCAAGCCGATGGTGCTGGTCGACACCGACGGCTTCTACCGGCCGCTGCTCGACTGGCTCGCCACGATCACCGACCAGACCTTCCTCAAGCCCGCCGGTCTGGAGCTGCTCACGGTCGCCCCGACCGTCGCCACCGCGCTGGACACGCTGGAGTCGCGGCTGCCCTGA
- a CDS encoding ATP-dependent helicase yields MQGYRLVRRPAGPGPDDGRSAADVRGDGRHGGATGGPGRAGPDVEGEPRPGGSTDDAARPDATRTPSHRAPGRAGPGRTRSGGRDDQASAGAVGRAGGRRRDPLQDEVVAHTDGPMLVLGGPGTGKTGTLVEAVAARVAEGVDPERLLVLTFGRRQATGLRHRIEARIAADGHRVLREPLVRTFPAYAFGLLRRAAAERGEPSPRLLTGPEQDLIIRELLDVVGTAPDDDPVGWPDDLLPALRTRAFAAQLRDLLMRAAERGVGPVELARLGEKLGRADWPAAARFLREYVAVLALRDVGNRGSVAYDPAELVRAATGMLLDDPELLAAERRRLAHVYVDELADTDPAQQDLLAVLADGGRPLVAFADPDSSTYAFRGADPAVVAAFPHRFRTASGAPAAQVTLTTSYRAGAVLLGATGRLARRLRGPAGHRRLRPLPDAPPGSVEVRTFRSATSEAAWLAHALRSAHLLDGVPWSAMAVLVRSTHLHLPSLRRALHTAGVPTVVHGEDLPLHLQPAVAPLLLLLRCALEPARLDEESAIALLHSPLGGADPLAERRLRQGLRALALARGDRRPSGELIVEALADPAELAGIERRWVAPARTVAELLATARTAAAVPGATAEDVLWAVWSASGLAERWAGAITRGQEATGEHETAQRWRAEAADRDLDAVLVLFDAAARFVDRLPGARTEVFLDHVLGQDLPADTLAASADRGEAVRLLTAHAAKGLEWDLVAVAGVQEGVWPDLRLRGSLLGSERLVDVLVGRADGTGVRAGLVGQTSALLDEERRLFHVAVTRARRRLLVTAVASAAVGGDDHEEQPSRFLHELGVPDQDGNAPAAHGPTGNAPTPPTPDGSPTPTPPTPTPPTPTPPIPTTPPVAVGVGDQRSWRETAPGGALSLQDPLAAHGGGVGGGDRPAEVLSGGPGEHPSGGPAGELCRGAGPGEESSRELPVGRVPRALTLSALVAELRTAIVQPGASVARRRAAAAELARLAAAGIPGAHPDDWWGLRGLSDDRPLVDEGEAVRVTPSGMESALRCSLRWLLERHGGSGPASAAQGVGNLVHAAAMLAEDASADRTALLEYVAARFDAIELAARWMVGPERERAEAMVDKLLRWLAGNPRRLLAIEHEFAVRLDDPTRPVELTGRVDRLEVDADGRLVVIDLKTGKSTTVTEREVAEHPQLGAYQAAVEAGGFAEFGDEAGGAALVQLGTGARDAREQTQAAAGQGPEAGWATALVRRTADTMAASTFAAVANAKCRVCPVRTSCPVSGQGRQVVEPPAAGDQRAGEQ; encoded by the coding sequence GTGCAGGGGTACCGGCTGGTGCGCCGACCTGCCGGACCTGGCCCCGACGACGGGCGGTCCGCCGCGGACGTCCGGGGGGACGGCCGGCACGGCGGGGCGACCGGGGGGCCGGGCCGGGCCGGGCCGGACGTCGAGGGGGAGCCGCGGCCCGGGGGGTCGACGGATGACGCCGCGCGCCCCGACGCGACCCGTACCCCGAGCCACCGGGCACCCGGCCGGGCGGGTCCGGGTCGGACGCGCAGCGGCGGGCGTGACGACCAGGCGTCAGCCGGAGCCGTCGGACGGGCCGGTGGCCGGCGGCGCGATCCGCTCCAGGACGAAGTGGTGGCGCACACCGACGGGCCGATGCTGGTCCTCGGGGGGCCGGGCACCGGCAAGACCGGCACCCTGGTCGAGGCGGTCGCCGCCCGGGTCGCCGAGGGGGTCGACCCGGAACGCCTGCTGGTGCTCACCTTCGGCCGTCGGCAGGCCACCGGGCTGCGGCACCGGATCGAGGCCCGGATCGCCGCCGACGGCCACCGGGTGCTGCGGGAACCGCTGGTACGCACCTTCCCGGCGTACGCCTTCGGGCTGCTGCGCCGGGCCGCCGCCGAGCGGGGTGAACCGTCCCCCCGGCTGCTCACCGGCCCCGAACAGGATCTGATCATCCGCGAGCTGCTGGACGTCGTGGGCACCGCACCCGACGACGACCCGGTCGGCTGGCCGGACGACCTGCTCCCCGCCCTGCGTACCCGGGCGTTCGCCGCCCAGCTCCGCGACCTGCTGATGCGGGCCGCCGAGCGGGGGGTCGGCCCGGTCGAGCTGGCCCGGCTGGGGGAGAAGCTGGGCCGCGCCGACTGGCCGGCCGCCGCCCGGTTCCTCCGCGAGTACGTCGCCGTCCTCGCCCTGCGCGACGTCGGCAACCGGGGTTCCGTGGCGTACGACCCGGCCGAGCTGGTGCGCGCCGCCACCGGGATGCTCCTCGACGATCCGGAGCTGCTGGCGGCCGAGCGCCGCCGACTGGCCCACGTCTACGTCGACGAGCTGGCCGACACCGACCCGGCCCAGCAGGACCTGCTGGCCGTCCTGGCCGACGGCGGCCGGCCCCTGGTCGCCTTCGCCGACCCGGACTCCTCCACCTACGCCTTCCGGGGCGCCGACCCGGCCGTGGTGGCCGCCTTCCCGCACCGGTTCCGGACGGCCTCCGGGGCACCGGCGGCGCAGGTCACCCTCACCACCTCCTACCGGGCCGGCGCGGTGCTGCTGGGCGCGACCGGCCGGCTGGCCCGGCGGCTGCGCGGCCCGGCCGGGCACCGGCGGCTGCGCCCACTGCCCGACGCGCCGCCCGGCAGCGTCGAGGTGCGTACCTTCCGCTCGGCCACCAGCGAGGCCGCCTGGCTGGCCCACGCGCTGCGCTCCGCCCACCTGCTCGACGGGGTGCCCTGGTCGGCGATGGCGGTGCTGGTCCGCTCGACGCACCTGCACCTGCCCTCGTTGCGCCGGGCGTTGCACACCGCCGGGGTGCCCACCGTCGTGCACGGCGAGGACCTGCCCCTGCACCTGCAACCGGCGGTGGCCCCGCTGCTGCTCCTGCTGCGCTGCGCGCTCGAACCGGCCCGGCTGGACGAGGAGTCCGCGATCGCCCTGCTGCACTCCCCGCTGGGCGGGGCCGATCCGCTCGCCGAGCGGCGGTTGCGGCAGGGGCTGCGGGCGCTCGCGCTGGCCCGCGGCGACCGGCGGCCCTCCGGCGAGCTGATCGTCGAGGCGCTGGCCGACCCGGCGGAGCTGGCCGGCATCGAACGGCGCTGGGTCGCACCGGCCCGTACCGTGGCGGAGCTGCTGGCCACCGCGCGGACGGCCGCGGCCGTGCCCGGCGCGACCGCCGAGGACGTGCTCTGGGCGGTGTGGAGCGCCAGCGGCCTGGCCGAACGGTGGGCCGGGGCGATCACCCGTGGGCAGGAGGCCACCGGCGAGCACGAGACCGCCCAGCGCTGGCGGGCCGAGGCCGCCGACCGGGACCTCGACGCGGTGCTGGTGCTCTTCGACGCGGCGGCCCGGTTCGTCGACCGGTTACCCGGCGCCCGGACGGAGGTCTTCCTCGACCACGTGCTCGGCCAGGACCTGCCGGCGGACACCCTGGCCGCCAGCGCCGACCGGGGCGAGGCGGTCCGCCTGCTCACCGCACACGCCGCCAAGGGGCTGGAATGGGACCTGGTCGCGGTGGCCGGCGTGCAGGAGGGCGTCTGGCCCGACCTGCGGCTGCGCGGCAGCCTGCTCGGCTCGGAGCGGCTCGTCGACGTGCTGGTCGGCCGGGCGGACGGCACCGGTGTCCGGGCCGGTCTGGTCGGGCAGACCTCCGCGCTGCTCGACGAGGAACGTCGGCTGTTCCACGTCGCGGTGACCCGGGCCCGGCGCCGGCTGCTGGTCACCGCCGTCGCGTCGGCGGCCGTCGGCGGCGACGACCACGAGGAGCAGCCCAGCCGTTTCCTGCACGAACTCGGCGTCCCCGACCAGGACGGCAACGCCCCCGCCGCACATGGCCCCACCGGCAACGCCCCCACCCCACCCACCCCCGATGGCAGCCCCACCCCCACCCCACCCACCCCCACCCCACCCACCCCCACCCCACCCATCCCCACCACCCCGCCCGTCGCCGTCGGTGTGGGCGACCAGAGATCTTGGCGGGAAACGGCCCCCGGAGGGGCACTTTCCCTCCAAGATCCGCTGGCTGCCCACGGCGGCGGGGTCGGTGGGGGCGATAGGCCGGCTGAGGTGCTGTCCGGAGGGCCGGGGGAGCACCCGTCCGGAGGGCCGGCTGGGGAGCTGTGCCGGGGGGCCGGGCCGGGGGAGGAGTCGTCCCGGGAGCTTCCGGTCGGGCGGGTGCCCCGGGCACTGACCCTGTCCGCGCTGGTGGCGGAGCTGCGTACCGCGATCGTCCAACCGGGGGCGTCGGTGGCCCGGCGGCGCGCGGCGGCGGCCGAGCTGGCCCGGCTGGCCGCCGCCGGCATCCCGGGCGCGCACCCCGACGACTGGTGGGGGTTGCGCGGTCTCTCCGACGACCGGCCCCTGGTGGACGAGGGCGAGGCCGTCCGGGTCACCCCGTCGGGGATGGAGAGCGCCCTGCGGTGCAGCTTGCGCTGGCTGCTCGAACGGCACGGCGGCAGTGGACCGGCCAGCGCCGCCCAGGGGGTCGGCAACCTGGTGCACGCCGCCGCGATGCTGGCCGAGGACGCCAGCGCCGACCGGACCGCCCTGCTGGAGTACGTGGCCGCCCGGTTCGACGCGATCGAGCTGGCCGCCCGCTGGATGGTCGGCCCGGAACGGGAACGCGCCGAGGCCATGGTGGACAAGCTCCTGCGCTGGCTGGCCGGCAACCCGCGCCGGCTGCTCGCCATCGAGCACGAGTTCGCGGTCCGCCTCGACGACCCGACCCGCCCGGTCGAGCTGACCGGACGGGTGGACCGGTTGGAGGTCGACGCCGACGGCCGGCTCGTGGTGATCGACCTCAAGACGGGCAAGTCGACGACGGTCACCGAGCGGGAGGTGGCGGAGCATCCGCAGCTCGGGGCGTACCAGGCGGCGGTGGAGGCGGGCGGGTTCGCCGAGTTCGGCGACGAGGCCGGGGGCGCGGCGCTGGTGCAGCTCGGCACCGGCGCGCGGGACGCCCGCGAGCAGACCCAGGCCGCCGCCGGGCAGGGCCCCGAGGCCGGCTGGGCCACCGCCCTGGTCCGGCGCACCGCCGATACGATGGCCGCCTCGACCTTCGCCGCCGTCGCCAACGCGAAGTGCCGGGTCTGCCCGGTGCGGACCAGCTGCCCCGTCTCCGGTCAGGGCCGGCAGGTCGTCGAGCCGCCGGCCGCCGGCGACCAGCGGGCGGGTGAGCAGTGA
- a CDS encoding ATP-dependent helicase gives MTQPTLFGTGTPAPRAADAGPRYTPVELARLLRLPAPTTEQAAIISAPVAPLLVVAGAGSGKTETMAARVVWLVANSYVRPEQILGLTFTRKAAGELAHRVRTRLDQLVRRLGRRSRNPLDDPLAGEPTVATYHSYAGRIVAEHGLRAGYEPTTRLLTEASRWQLVDLLVRNYDGDMSEVDRMPSTVTDAVLALAGELDEHLVDPDELAAWTGRFFAEVQAHPGRVYADVRKALQLQRTRLKLLPLVRAYTRRKDDFEAMDFADQLARAARVARDHPAVGAVERDRYRVVLLDEYQDTSHAQVVLLNHLFGGGHSVTAVGDPCQSIYGWRGASAGTLDRFPTDFARADGTPAGSVTLTTSWRNRPEILGVANALSVPLRAAGARVPELHAALSVRDPIPHRSPRGRAAGTVHCALLPTYVDEADWIADSVLAAWRGAARMPGALPEHIPVPQRPATAVLVRLRSQIPAIEAALRARGLPVEVVGLGGLLDTPEVRDVVCTLRVLADPTDGASLLRLLTGARWRIGPRDLVALHRRARVIARSRRELTGDDGPEIVVDTLDEATLVEALADLGPAQAYSAEGYARLRSYGMELALLRYRLDQTLPELIADVERTIGLDVEVAVRAGRDGTGDAGLARGHLDALGDVAARFSGETPAATLAGFLAYLAAAEDEERGLSPGEVEVVAGAVQVLTAHAAKGLEWDVVAVAGLTRGGWPGQVRNSDHWLGGLGVLPFPLRGDADGLPVLDLTEVADQRGVARSMADFTDAWRAHDEREERRLAYVAVTRPRRLLLCSGYWWGEGTKRFRGPSVLLREVYDACLAGGDGLLVDEWAPEPAGDAVNPTTELVLRADWPADPLGPRRPALTEAAALVRRYLADPDAARREATTDLGEAGGAAATGFDAAGREAATDHDGAGGEAVTDPDAAGRAAGPEAVDPEPVRWRREADLLLAERAELLRRAEAVEVLLPDHLSVTQLVALRRDPATLARTLRRPMPGPPSPYARRGTAFHAWLETRFGADRLLDLDELPGAADADAAPDAALAELQERFLASEWADRVPVEVEVPFATVLGGVVVRGRMDAVFARPGGRYDVVDWKTGRQPTAGEAEVAAVQLAVYRLAWAELAGVPVDRVGAAFHYVRDGVTVRPADLLDADGLTAIIAGLPENPVGGGVAEDPW, from the coding sequence GTGACCCAGCCGACCCTGTTCGGCACCGGCACCCCCGCGCCGCGTGCCGCCGACGCCGGCCCGCGCTACACGCCGGTGGAGCTGGCCCGGCTGCTCCGGCTGCCCGCCCCGACCACCGAACAGGCCGCGATCATCTCGGCACCGGTCGCCCCGCTGCTGGTGGTGGCGGGCGCCGGGTCGGGCAAGACCGAGACGATGGCCGCCCGGGTGGTGTGGCTGGTCGCCAACTCGTACGTCCGTCCGGAGCAGATCCTCGGGCTGACCTTCACCCGGAAGGCGGCCGGCGAACTGGCGCACCGGGTGCGTACCCGGCTCGACCAGCTCGTCCGGCGGCTCGGCCGGCGCTCCCGCAACCCGCTGGACGATCCGCTGGCCGGTGAGCCCACCGTCGCCACCTACCACTCGTACGCGGGGCGGATCGTCGCCGAGCACGGGCTGCGGGCCGGCTACGAACCGACCACCCGGCTGCTCACCGAGGCGTCCCGCTGGCAGCTCGTCGACCTGCTGGTGCGCAACTACGACGGCGACATGTCCGAGGTCGACCGGATGCCCAGCACCGTCACCGACGCGGTGCTGGCCCTGGCCGGCGAGCTGGACGAGCACCTGGTCGACCCGGACGAGCTGGCCGCCTGGACGGGCCGGTTCTTCGCCGAGGTGCAGGCCCATCCCGGCCGGGTCTACGCCGACGTCCGCAAGGCGCTCCAGCTCCAGCGGACCCGGCTGAAGCTGCTGCCCCTGGTGCGGGCGTACACCCGGCGCAAGGACGACTTCGAGGCGATGGACTTCGCCGACCAGCTCGCCCGCGCCGCCCGGGTGGCCCGGGACCACCCGGCGGTCGGCGCGGTCGAGCGGGACCGCTACCGGGTGGTGCTGCTCGACGAGTACCAGGACACCAGCCACGCCCAGGTGGTGCTGCTCAACCACCTGTTCGGCGGCGGCCATTCGGTCACCGCGGTCGGCGACCCCTGCCAGTCGATCTACGGTTGGCGCGGGGCCAGCGCCGGCACGCTGGACCGGTTCCCCACCGACTTCGCCCGCGCTGACGGCACCCCCGCCGGGTCGGTGACCCTCACCACCAGCTGGCGTAACCGGCCGGAGATCCTCGGCGTGGCCAACGCGCTGTCGGTGCCGCTGCGGGCCGCCGGCGCCCGGGTGCCGGAGCTGCACGCCGCGCTGAGCGTCCGGGATCCGATCCCGCACCGTAGCCCGCGCGGGCGGGCCGCCGGCACCGTGCACTGCGCGCTGCTGCCCACCTACGTCGACGAGGCGGACTGGATCGCCGACAGCGTGCTCGCCGCCTGGCGGGGGGCGGCCCGGATGCCGGGCGCGCTGCCCGAGCACATCCCGGTGCCGCAGCGCCCCGCCACCGCCGTGCTGGTCCGGCTGCGCAGCCAGATCCCGGCGATCGAGGCGGCGCTGCGGGCGCGGGGGCTGCCGGTCGAGGTGGTCGGTCTGGGCGGGCTGCTGGACACCCCCGAGGTACGGGACGTGGTCTGCACCCTGCGGGTGCTCGCCGACCCGACCGACGGCGCGTCGCTGCTGCGCCTGCTGACCGGGGCGCGCTGGCGGATCGGGCCGCGTGACCTGGTGGCCCTGCACCGGCGGGCCCGGGTCATCGCCCGGTCCCGCCGGGAGCTGACCGGCGACGACGGGCCGGAGATCGTGGTGGACACCCTCGACGAGGCGACCCTGGTGGAGGCGCTGGCCGACCTGGGGCCGGCGCAGGCGTACTCGGCGGAGGGGTATGCACGGCTGCGGTCGTACGGGATGGAACTGGCCCTGCTGCGGTACCGGCTGGACCAGACGCTGCCGGAGCTGATCGCGGACGTCGAACGCACCATCGGCCTGGACGTCGAGGTGGCGGTCCGGGCCGGCCGGGACGGCACCGGCGACGCCGGGCTGGCCCGGGGGCACCTGGACGCGCTCGGTGACGTGGCGGCCCGGTTCAGCGGCGAGACCCCGGCGGCGACGCTGGCCGGTTTCCTGGCCTACCTGGCCGCCGCCGAGGACGAGGAGCGCGGGCTCTCCCCGGGGGAGGTCGAGGTGGTGGCGGGTGCGGTGCAGGTGCTCACCGCGCACGCGGCCAAGGGCCTGGAATGGGACGTCGTCGCGGTCGCCGGGCTGACCCGGGGCGGCTGGCCCGGCCAGGTCCGCAACTCCGACCACTGGCTGGGCGGGCTGGGGGTGCTGCCCTTCCCGCTGCGCGGCGACGCCGACGGGCTGCCCGTGCTCGACCTCACCGAGGTGGCCGACCAGCGCGGGGTGGCCCGGTCGATGGCCGACTTCACCGACGCCTGGCGGGCGCACGACGAGCGCGAGGAGCGCCGGCTGGCGTACGTGGCGGTGACCCGGCCCCGCCGGCTGCTGCTCTGCTCCGGCTACTGGTGGGGCGAGGGGACCAAGCGGTTCCGGGGGCCGTCGGTGCTGCTCCGCGAGGTGTACGACGCGTGTCTGGCGGGTGGGGACGGGCTGCTGGTCGACGAGTGGGCGCCCGAGCCGGCCGGTGACGCGGTCAACCCGACCACCGAGCTGGTGCTACGGGCCGACTGGCCGGCCGACCCGCTCGGGCCGCGACGACCGGCCCTGACCGAGGCGGCGGCGCTGGTCCGCCGCTACCTCGCCGACCCCGACGCGGCCCGCCGGGAGGCCACGACCGATCTCGGGGAGGCCGGCGGGGCGGCCGCCACCGGCTTCGACGCGGCCGGGCGGGAGGCCGCCACCGATCACGACGGGGCCGGCGGGGAGGCCGTCACCGATCCCGACGCGGCCGGGCGCGCAGCCGGGCCGGAGGCGGTGGATCCGGAGCCGGTGCGGTGGCGGCGGGAGGCGGACCTGCTCCTGGCCGAGCGGGCGGAGCTGCTGCGGCGGGCCGAGGCGGTCGAGGTGCTGCTGCCCGACCATCTGTCGGTGACCCAACTGGTGGCGCTGCGCCGGGATCCGGCCACGCTGGCCCGTACGCTGCGCCGACCGATGCCCGGCCCACCCAGCCCGTACGCCCGGCGGGGCACGGCGTTCCACGCCTGGCTGGAGACCCGGTTCGGAGCCGACCGGCTGCTCGACCTGGACGAGTTGCCGGGTGCCGCCGACGCTGACGCCGCACCCGACGCGGCGCTGGCCGAGCTGCAGGAGCGCTTCCTGGCCAGCGAGTGGGCCGACCGGGTGCCGGTGGAGGTGGAGGTGCCGTTCGCCACGGTGCTGGGCGGTGTGGTGGTCCGGGGCCGGATGGACGCCGTCTTCGCCCGTCCCGGCGGGCGGTACGACGTGGTCGACTGGAAGACCGGGCGACAGCCGACCGCCGGGGAGGCCGAGGTGGCCGCGGTGCAGCTGGCCGTGTACCGGCTGGCCTGGGCAGAGCTGGCCGGGGTGCCGGTGGACCGGGTGGGGGCCGCCTTCCACTACGTCCGGGACGGGGTGACGGTGCGGCCGGCCGACCTGCTGGACGCCGACGGGCTGACCGCGATCATCGCCGGGTTGCCGGAAAATCCGGTGGGGGGTGGCGTGGCGGAAGATCCGTGGTAG
- the cspE gene encoding transcription antiterminator/RNA stability regulator CspE, with translation MAIGTVKWFNADKGFGFITPDGGGADVFAHFSAIQSSGYRSLDENQRVEFEVTQGQKGPQAENIRPL, from the coding sequence ATGGCAATTGGCACCGTCAAGTGGTTCAACGCTGACAAGGGCTTCGGCTTCATCACCCCGGACGGCGGCGGCGCTGACGTCTTCGCCCACTTCTCGGCGATCCAGTCCTCCGGCTACCGGAGCCTGGACGAGAACCAGCGGGTCGAGTTCGAGGTGACCCAGGGCCAGAAGGGCCCGCAGGCGGAGAACATCCGCCCGCTCTGA
- a CDS encoding DEAD/DEAH box helicase, whose product MTMTVPTFAATGLAPALLAELTAQGITEPFPIQTATLPDSLAGRDVLGRGRTGSGKTLAFGLPLLHRTAGQRARPGRPLALVLVPTRELAAQVTTALTPYARALGLRCATVVGGLSLQRQADALRVGAEVLVATPGRLHDLINRGDARLDQVAITVLDEADQMADMGFLPQVTKLLEQVAPNGQRMLFSATLDGGVDRLVRRFLSNPVSHSVDPGTATVTAMTHHVLHVDAADKPTALTQIAAREGRTILFMATKHRADRMARQLLAKGVRAAALHGGKSQPQRTRILEQFRTGQVTALVATDVAARGIHVDGLDMVVNVDPPTEAKDYLHRGGRTARAGEAGQVVTLVLPEQRRDVSRLMSVAGIKPQSTQVRLGDGALARVTGAREPSGVPVTIVAPAPAPAARPRAAVGGGNGGEGGRSHRASGRSRRPRRPRTA is encoded by the coding sequence ATGACCATGACCGTTCCCACCTTCGCCGCGACCGGCCTCGCGCCGGCGCTGCTCGCCGAGCTGACCGCGCAGGGCATCACCGAGCCGTTCCCGATCCAGACGGCCACCCTGCCCGACTCGTTGGCCGGTCGGGACGTGCTCGGCCGGGGGCGCACCGGCTCGGGCAAGACCCTCGCCTTCGGGCTCCCGCTGCTGCACCGCACCGCCGGCCAGCGGGCCCGCCCCGGCCGCCCGCTCGCCCTGGTGCTGGTCCCCACCCGGGAACTGGCCGCCCAGGTCACCACGGCCCTGACCCCGTACGCCCGGGCGCTGGGGTTGCGCTGCGCCACCGTGGTCGGTGGCCTCTCCCTCCAGCGGCAGGCGGACGCGCTGCGCGTCGGCGCCGAGGTGCTGGTCGCCACCCCCGGCCGGCTGCACGACCTGATCAACCGGGGTGACGCCCGGCTCGACCAGGTCGCCATCACCGTGCTCGACGAGGCCGACCAGATGGCCGACATGGGCTTCCTGCCGCAGGTGACCAAGCTGCTGGAGCAGGTCGCCCCGAACGGCCAGCGGATGCTCTTCTCGGCGACCCTGGACGGCGGGGTGGACCGGCTGGTCCGCCGGTTCCTCAGCAACCCGGTGTCGCACTCGGTGGACCCGGGCACCGCCACGGTGACCGCGATGACCCACCACGTGCTGCACGTCGACGCGGCGGACAAGCCCACCGCGCTCACCCAGATCGCCGCCCGCGAGGGCCGCACCATCCTGTTCATGGCGACCAAGCACCGCGCCGACCGGATGGCCCGGCAACTGCTCGCCAAGGGCGTACGCGCGGCGGCGCTGCACGGCGGGAAGTCCCAGCCGCAGCGCACCCGGATCCTGGAGCAGTTCCGGACCGGGCAGGTCACCGCGCTGGTCGCCACCGACGTGGCGGCCCGGGGCATCCACGTCGACGGGTTGGACATGGTGGTCAACGTGGACCCGCCCACCGAGGCGAAGGACTACCTGCACCGCGGTGGCCGGACCGCCCGTGCCGGGGAGGCCGGCCAGGTGGTCACCCTGGTCCTGCCCGAGCAGCGTCGGGACGTCTCCCGGCTGATGAGCGTGGCCGGCATCAAGCCGCAGTCCACCCAGGTACGCCTCGGCGACGGGGCGCTGGCCCGGGTGACCGGCGCGCGTGAGCCGTCCGGCGTGCCGGTGACCATCGTCGCCCCGGCCCCCGCTCCGGCCGCCCGCCCGCGGGCCGCCGTCGGTGGCGGTAACGGTGGCGAGGGCGGCCGGTCGCACCGGGCGTCGGGCCGCTCCCGTCGGCCGCGTCGCCCCCGTACCGCCTGA
- a CDS encoding RrF2 family transcriptional regulator — protein MYISARSDYALRAMLAVAASGGGHAGPDDGTGRPDGGVGGDLVKAASLAQAQGIPLSFLQGILLDLRRAGLLLSHRGTEGGYALTRPAAQISVGDVLRAVGGSLTTVRGLPAEDAGYHGVAAGLRDVWLAVDGAIAVVVDRTTLTDLLVHREQTAAR, from the coding sequence GTGTACATCTCCGCGCGCAGCGACTATGCGCTCCGGGCCATGCTCGCCGTCGCCGCCTCCGGCGGCGGGCACGCCGGCCCCGACGACGGGACCGGCCGCCCCGACGGTGGGGTGGGTGGGGACCTGGTGAAGGCGGCGAGCCTGGCGCAGGCGCAGGGCATCCCGCTGAGCTTCCTCCAGGGCATCCTGCTCGACCTGCGCCGTGCCGGTCTGCTGCTCAGCCACCGGGGCACCGAGGGCGGCTACGCGCTGACCCGCCCCGCCGCGCAGATCAGCGTCGGGGACGTGCTGCGCGCCGTCGGCGGCTCACTGACCACCGTCCGCGGACTGCCCGCCGAGGACGCCGGCTACCACGGGGTGGCTGCCGGCCTGCGCGACGTATGGCTCGCGGTGGACGGCGCGATCGCCGTGGTGGTCGACCGGACCACGCTGACCGACCTGCTGGTCCACCGGGAGCAGACCGCGGCCCGTTGA